One part of the Nitrospiria bacterium genome encodes these proteins:
- a CDS encoding (2Fe-2S) ferredoxin domain-containing protein, with translation VYPEGTWYQKVTPNDVAEILEQHIIKGQPVKRLLLPDAVWGP, from the coding sequence GGTCTATCCGGAAGGCACCTGGTACCAGAAGGTCACGCCCAACGATGTTGCCGAGATCCTGGAGCAACATATCATCAAGGGGCAGCCGGTTAAACGGCTCCTTCTCCCCGACGCGGTCTGGGGGCCCTAG
- a CDS encoding MogA/MoaB family molybdenum cofactor biosynthesis protein: MGHKEHKAQAPSRVSCAAVTVSDTRTPETDTSGALIRKLLADYGHRIVSSHHVKDEPAEIQKLLGALSQNPDVQSVILNGGTGISKRDGTYEAVVKLLDKQLDGFGELFRSLSYQEIGPAAMMSRAVAGTYGGKIVISIPGSEAAVRLAMEKLILPELGHLVREINR, translated from the coding sequence ATGGGTCATAAAGAACACAAAGCGCAAGCGCCCTCCAGGGTGAGTTGCGCCGCCGTCACGGTGAGTGATACGCGCACGCCTGAAACGGACACGAGCGGCGCCTTGATCCGCAAGCTCCTCGCGGATTATGGCCATCGCATCGTGTCCTCCCACCATGTCAAGGACGAGCCGGCCGAGATCCAAAAACTTCTCGGCGCTCTTTCACAAAATCCGGACGTTCAGTCCGTGATCTTAAATGGCGGGACCGGAATTTCTAAGCGGGACGGAACCTACGAAGCCGTCGTCAAATTGCTGGACAAGCAACTGGACGGATTCGGCGAGCTTTTCCGTTCCCTGAGCTATCAAGAAATCGGTCCGGCGGCGATGATGAGTCGCGCCGTGGCGGGGACCTACGGGGGCAAGATCGTGATCTCGATCCCCGGGTCCGAAGCGGCCGTCCGACTCGCCATGGAAAAGCTGATCCTTCCCGAACTGGGCCATCTGGTCCGTGAAATCAATCGCTAA